The genomic segment AAACACATGCAGGGCCTGCACACCGGACGCTTGAGGAGGTGCTCGCCCGTGTGGAAACTGCGGACGCTCCGGCTGACGCTCTCATTCTTGCAAAGAGGGTCTTTGCCCGAATCGCATCAGCCGAGGAGCAGGTACACGGCACGCATCATGTGCATTTTCATGAGGTCGGGGCTGATGACGCGATAGCGGACGTGATTGGTGCATGCACCGGTTTTGTTTCGCTCAATATTGATGCAGTGCATATTCTTCCAATTTCGATTGGCTCAGGAACAGTGAACTGTGCCCACGGGATTATGCCGATTCCGGCTCCTGCAACCGCAGAGATTTTGAAAAACTCTGACCTGACCGTCTCGGCAGGTGAGTTTTCCGGCGAGCTGTGCACACCGACGGGAGCAGCCCTTCTTGCGGAATTTTCCGCAACCTGTGGGACGAGCGAACATACCGGACGGATTGTTTCGGTCGGCTGCGGTGCAGGGACGCGTGATCCTGCGGATCATCCGAATGTTCTGCGGATGATGGTGATGGAGTCTGCGGTTCCCTTCTTCGGTCCGCAGGTTGATGTTCTGGAAACCAATGTGGACGACCTCTCAGGCGAGGTGCTTGCATCCGTCGTCTCCCAGATGATCGAATCGGGCGCACGCGATGCATGTGTTGTTCCTATCGTGATGAAGAAAGGTCGGCCCGGCCATCTGGTGCGGGTGATCTGTTTGCCTGCTGACTCCGAGCGGCTGGCGCGGCTGCTTGCACGCGAGACCGGCAGCCTTGGCATCAGGTGCATGCCTATGGTGCACAGATTTGTTGCAGACCGCGTGATCTCTTCTGAGACCGTGGTCGTAAATGGATACACGTTTGCGATCGATGTGAAGACTGCGTTTATGGACGGCGCTGCCTACTCAAAGAAGGCAGAGTTTGATCAGGTGCAAAAAGCTGCGGACACTGTTGGCGTGTCTGTTCGGGATATGAAGAGGATTGTTGAGGAGGAGGCATGGAAGAGAAAATAATTCAGAAGGTCTCAACGAGCGTCGCAGGATTTGACCGGCTGCTTGGCGGCGGACTTGAGCCGCAGATGATCACTCAGTTTGTGGGAGAAGCTGGCTCCGGTAAAAGTACTCTCTGCATGGTTGCGGCAGTTTCTGTGCTGCGGCAGGGAGGCGGCGTTGTGTATGTG from the Methanorbis rubei genome contains:
- the larC gene encoding nickel pincer cofactor biosynthesis protein LarC codes for the protein MRLLVIDPKFGAAGDMVTGAFLAVGADREAVVRAMRSVVADPTVDDVVRCGMPAVLVKTHAGPAHRTLEEVLARVETADAPADALILAKRVFARIASAEEQVHGTHHVHFHEVGADDAIADVIGACTGFVSLNIDAVHILPISIGSGTVNCAHGIMPIPAPATAEILKNSDLTVSAGEFSGELCTPTGAALLAEFSATCGTSEHTGRIVSVGCGAGTRDPADHPNVLRMMVMESAVPFFGPQVDVLETNVDDLSGEVLASVVSQMIESGARDACVVPIVMKKGRPGHLVRVICLPADSERLARLLARETGSLGIRCMPMVHRFVADRVISSETVVVNGYTFAIDVKTAFMDGAAYSKKAEFDQVQKAADTVGVSVRDMKRIVEEEAWKRK